A window of Sphingobacterium kitahiroshimense genomic DNA:
GCATTATTATATGAATAAGGGAAACCTTTGAATGGTTGAGCGTTTGGCTGCCAGCCGCTTCCAGGCCATCTTAGATGCATATTAGCATCTAAAGCATAAGCATGTTTACCATTTTTAGTATTATAGAATTCATGGATTATTGTTGGTGCTAATGTTAATTGACTAGCCTTAATATACTTTTCAACGGCACTTTTAACTAAAGCCTTTTTTGATGGATTAGTTATTAAATCATATAAAAAAACTGTTTTTTCGACTGAAATTAAAGCCGCGTTTGTATCATTAATACTTTGTTCCCAACTGGCAATATTTACTGCTTCGCTAGTGTAGCCGTCTTTATCAATAGATATACTTTTACCAGAATTAGTTCCGCCGTAGAACTTCGTAGAGTATTCTTTTTCGCGCGTTTCATTTGTAATTTTGGTTATTTCTTCAGTGGAGTATTCTTTAGATATATTTAAACCCATCATGTTTAGAACGCTAAAACCTAAGGCGACTTTTACATTTTTTGTGTTTTTTTCATAATCACTATTAATAGCATTAAAGCCACTATAATTCACCATTAAACTTCCACCAATACCGATATCTAGCATGACATGTGTTCCATATCTTTTTACCAATTCATCTGCGCTTTGATTTGCTATATTATTTTTAAATTCTGGAGTTAGGTAATTAATTAATAATTCCGGTGTGGCATCCTGCGTAAAATAAAGCCTTTTCACTATTCGATAAACTTCAAAGGTGGCATATGAGTATTTACTTGAGTATGTTTTTATAGTAGAATCTGAGCTGTTTTTTTTAATACTTCCTGTAAAATTTAAATCTTTATCACTCGATCCTTTAATTTTTGCATTTCCATTTGCATCAAATGATTTCGATTTATTTACCTCCTTTAAGTAATCAAATGCTGAAACTCCGCCATAATAATTGTCTTTTCCGGAACCTGTTCTATTAACATCTACTCTACTAACATAGTCTTTCGCAAATTTTTCCACATCAATTATTGAAGCATCAGATATACTGTTAGCATCATATAAATCGCCAGTAACATCTAGACCATAACCCAATAGATCCCACTTTCCATCGCCCCCAGAAGCTAGGGTATTGGCTTT
This region includes:
- a CDS encoding MAC/perforin domain-containing protein, translating into MTKKRRGACIMLAFITVLSSCKKNEKLDNLTDTNLKANTLASGGDGKWDLLGYGLDVTGDLYDANSISDASIIDVEKFAKDYVSRVDVNRTGSGKDNYYGGVSAFDYLKEVNKSKSFDANGNAKIKGSSDKDLNFTGSIKKNSSDSTIKTYSSKYSYATFEVYRIVKRLYFTQDATPELLINYLTPEFKNNIANQSADELVKRYGTHVMLDIGIGGSLMVNYSGFNAINSDYEKNTKNVKVALGFSVLNMMGLNISKEYSTEEITKITNETREKEYSTKFYGGTNSGKSISIDKDGYTSEAVNIASWEQSINDTNAALISVEKTVFLYDLITNPSKKALVKSAVEKYIKASQLTLAPTIIHEFYNTKNGKHAYALDANMHLRWPGSGWQPNAQPFKGFPYSYNNAVPVYQFINEKYDDRILTTNRNFNLSGYKYDGITFYGYSSQISGTVPIHQFSFINGSSDHFYHPNANAAAPHPGWKRDGIAFWAFPN